From the Gramella sp. Hel_I_59 genome, one window contains:
- the hisA gene encoding 1-(5-phosphoribosyl)-5-[(5-phosphoribosylamino)methylideneamino]imidazole-4-carboxamide isomerase, whose amino-acid sequence MRIIPAIDIIDGKCVRLSKGDYNTKKIYNEDPLEVAKSFEAHGIKYLHLVDLDGAKSSHIVNHKILESIASKTSLRVDFGGGLKTDKDLEIAFECGAKQITGGSIAVKDPEIFKSWLTKFGAEKIILGADARNKKIAVSGWLEESKQEVIPFIQNFETEGIKYVICTDISKDGMLEGPSFDLYAEILDETKDIKLIASGGISHFDELPKLQELGCEGVIIGKAIYENRISLKQLENYILENE is encoded by the coding sequence ATGCGAATTATCCCTGCGATAGATATTATCGACGGCAAGTGTGTAAGACTCTCTAAAGGAGATTACAACACAAAGAAAATATATAACGAGGATCCTCTGGAGGTGGCTAAATCTTTTGAAGCTCATGGTATTAAATATCTTCACCTGGTAGATCTTGACGGAGCTAAATCCAGTCATATCGTCAACCATAAAATTCTGGAATCCATTGCCTCAAAAACTTCTCTAAGAGTAGATTTTGGTGGCGGACTTAAAACCGATAAAGATCTGGAGATCGCTTTTGAATGTGGTGCGAAGCAGATTACCGGTGGGAGTATCGCGGTAAAAGATCCAGAGATCTTTAAATCCTGGCTTACCAAATTTGGAGCTGAAAAGATCATTCTTGGAGCAGATGCCCGAAATAAAAAGATTGCGGTATCAGGTTGGCTGGAAGAATCCAAACAGGAGGTAATTCCTTTTATTCAGAATTTTGAAACTGAAGGTATCAAATATGTGATCTGTACAGATATTAGCAAGGATGGAATGCTCGAAGGGCCATCTTTTGATCTTTATGCTGAGATTCTGGATGAAACTAAGGACATTAAATTGATCGCCTCTGGCGGAATATCTCATTTTGATGAACTTCCGAAATTGCAGGAACTTGGTTGCGAAGGCGTGATCATAGGAAAAGCGATCTATGAGAATCGTATTAGTCTGAAACAACTTGAAAATTATATTTTAGAAAACGAATAG
- the hisIE gene encoding bifunctional phosphoribosyl-AMP cyclohydrolase/phosphoribosyl-ATP diphosphatase HisIE yields the protein MDIDFNKNNDGLVPAIIQDQDTGKVLMLGYMNEEAYLKTNESKKVTFFSRTKQRLWTKGEESGNFLNLVSIKLDCDKDTLLIKVRPEGPVCHKGTDTCWAEENSTEYGFLSELEGIIASRKKLSETPKENRQENENSYVVSLFDKGLNKIAQKVGEEAVEVVIEAKDNDEDLFLNESADLLFHYMILLKAKGYGLEDIVKVLKKRH from the coding sequence ATGGATATCGATTTTAATAAAAATAACGACGGACTCGTTCCTGCGATCATTCAGGATCAGGATACTGGAAAGGTTTTGATGCTTGGGTATATGAATGAGGAAGCATATCTGAAAACCAACGAATCCAAAAAAGTGACCTTTTTCAGCAGAACCAAGCAGAGACTGTGGACTAAAGGTGAGGAAAGTGGAAATTTTCTGAATCTTGTTTCTATAAAATTGGATTGTGATAAAGATACTTTACTCATCAAAGTTCGCCCTGAAGGACCTGTTTGCCATAAAGGAACCGACACTTGCTGGGCTGAGGAAAACTCAACAGAATACGGTTTCCTTTCAGAATTGGAAGGCATTATCGCCAGCAGGAAAAAGCTGAGTGAAACACCTAAAGAAAACAGACAGGAAAATGAGAATAGCTATGTGGTTTCCCTGTTTGATAAAGGGCTCAATAAGATCGCACAGAAAGTTGGTGAAGAAGCTGTAGAAGTGGTAATTGAAGCCAAGGATAATGACGAAGATCTTTTCCTAAATGAAAGTGCAGATCTATTATTTCACTATATGATCCTGCTTAAAGCCAAAGGTTACGGACTTGAGGATATTGTAAAAGTTCTCAAGAAGAGACATTAA
- the hisH gene encoding imidazole glycerol phosphate synthase subunit HisH encodes MKIAIIDYGAGNIQSIKFAIQRLGFEAVLSSNAEEIRNADKVIFPGVGEAGSAMRMLRSTGLDKLIPDLKQPVLGICLGMQLMCKSSEEGNTTGLGIFDAEVKKFNADLKVPQIGWNTITELQGKLFENVSAEEYVYLVHSFYVPECHDEIARTNYGVDYSTALNRDNFYGVQFHPEKSSKTGEQILKNFLNL; translated from the coding sequence ATGAAAATTGCGATTATCGATTACGGGGCAGGAAATATCCAGTCTATAAAGTTTGCCATTCAAAGATTGGGTTTTGAAGCTGTTCTTTCCAGTAATGCGGAAGAAATTCGAAATGCTGATAAGGTTATTTTTCCGGGGGTTGGAGAAGCTGGAAGCGCCATGAGAATGTTGCGATCCACTGGATTAGACAAGCTTATTCCAGATTTGAAACAACCAGTACTTGGAATTTGCCTGGGAATGCAATTGATGTGTAAATCTTCGGAAGAAGGAAATACTACTGGATTAGGTATCTTCGATGCTGAAGTGAAGAAATTTAATGCAGATCTAAAAGTGCCTCAAATCGGGTGGAATACGATCACTGAACTTCAAGGCAAACTTTTTGAAAATGTGTCTGCAGAAGAATATGTTTACCTGGTGCACAGTTTTTATGTTCCCGAATGTCATGATGAAATCGCCAGAACAAATTACGGAGTTGATTATTCAACTGCTTTAAATAGGGATAATTTTTACGGCGTACAATTCCACCCTGAAAAGAGCAGTAAAACCGGAGAACAGATTTTAAAGAACTTTTTGAACTTATAA
- a CDS encoding choice-of-anchor L domain-containing protein yields MRKLILLLFLPALSFSQSIQVDQDRYTAQELIEEVLIQSDCITDVVVTNVSGANFTDGSKSFGYFDASGTEFPISNGLVLSTGKLNTISEPTSNLANDFHSSWEGDSQLEEELNIDSYNATIIEFDFVPNVAGISFRYLFASEEYQFDNSVTCKFSDAFAFFIRKADETTYENLAVVPGTQTPILNTTVHPYISDNCPAVNEAYFDRFNFDAETIFDGQTKVLNALAAVIPGETYHVKLVIADDLNDKYDSAVFLEAGSFQSSADLGPDRLVQNNDAICYGESIILKPATATGDQVEWYRNGVLLQDEKGDQLLVTTPGEYSIELTSTEGCIAQGNVIIEYYPQIDYSPAELVACGFSDTDIASFNLPESASQILNPSQRTVVEEFFINRSDAENGVNQIIDSENYNSAEATVYGTVHDGFGCSEIAEINLTITSETILNAFSICSGEGSGGKEIEINKLRDYLFQQNNSASDFQIYLSKENALSEDSEILTDISFSELEQGELYVKILDQEACLGFAVLPIQNAGAAELPEDLVLSLCNANQEELLLDSGLDSNALEDFTFQWFYEEELLPQSSSKICVSQPGNYRVEVTNQNSCVSSRNFEVNLIETATIQEVEIKNLANGYEVEIDITGNATYEYSLDDPGQFQPSSIFSNVSPGIHTIYVRDTKGCNMISKEISIFGYDHFFTPNGDGINDTWTVHGIATDYTVQIYSRYGKLYTVLDPKNTRWNGKFENVDLPAGEYWFSLIQNGEVGLTGHFSLIR; encoded by the coding sequence ATGAGAAAATTGATCCTGCTATTGTTCCTGCCTGCACTGAGTTTCTCTCAGAGCATTCAGGTCGATCAGGATCGATATACTGCACAGGAACTTATTGAAGAGGTACTCATACAAAGTGACTGCATTACAGATGTTGTGGTGACCAATGTTTCCGGAGCGAATTTTACCGATGGCAGTAAAAGTTTCGGATATTTTGATGCAAGCGGCACAGAGTTTCCTATTAGTAATGGCCTGGTTTTAAGTACGGGAAAGCTAAATACCATTTCAGAGCCTACTTCTAACCTTGCAAATGATTTTCATTCTAGTTGGGAAGGTGATAGCCAGTTAGAGGAAGAACTTAATATAGACTCCTATAACGCCACTATCATAGAATTTGATTTCGTGCCTAATGTGGCCGGCATTAGTTTTCGCTATCTTTTTGCTTCTGAAGAGTATCAATTTGATAACTCGGTTACTTGTAAATTTTCTGATGCTTTTGCTTTTTTCATTCGGAAGGCAGATGAAACCACTTATGAAAACCTCGCGGTCGTCCCGGGTACTCAAACACCCATTTTGAATACGACCGTCCATCCTTATATTTCTGATAATTGTCCAGCTGTTAACGAAGCTTATTTTGATCGCTTTAATTTTGATGCTGAAACGATATTCGATGGTCAGACGAAAGTTCTGAATGCTTTGGCAGCGGTAATCCCAGGCGAAACCTACCATGTGAAGCTCGTAATCGCTGATGATCTCAATGATAAATATGATTCTGCAGTATTCCTGGAAGCTGGAAGTTTTCAATCTAGCGCAGACCTTGGTCCCGATCGACTGGTTCAGAATAATGATGCTATTTGCTATGGGGAAAGTATTATACTTAAGCCAGCTACAGCAACAGGAGATCAGGTAGAATGGTACAGAAACGGTGTTCTGCTGCAGGATGAGAAAGGTGATCAACTGCTTGTAACCACACCTGGTGAATACTCCATTGAATTAACTTCTACGGAAGGCTGTATTGCACAGGGTAATGTCATAATAGAATATTATCCTCAAATAGATTATAGCCCGGCAGAACTTGTAGCTTGCGGTTTTTCTGATACTGATATCGCCAGTTTTAACTTGCCTGAAAGTGCTTCCCAAATTTTGAATCCGAGTCAGAGAACTGTGGTAGAAGAGTTTTTTATAAATAGATCAGACGCTGAAAACGGAGTTAATCAGATTATTGATTCTGAAAATTACAATTCTGCTGAGGCGACAGTTTACGGGACTGTTCACGATGGTTTTGGATGTTCCGAAATCGCAGAGATAAATCTAACTATAACTTCTGAAACCATTTTGAACGCATTTTCAATTTGTTCAGGAGAAGGATCTGGTGGTAAAGAGATAGAAATCAACAAGCTTAGAGACTATCTATTTCAGCAGAACAATAGTGCTTCCGACTTCCAGATTTACTTAAGTAAAGAAAATGCCTTAAGCGAGGATTCTGAAATACTAACAGACATTTCATTTTCAGAATTAGAACAGGGAGAGCTATACGTGAAAATTCTCGACCAAGAAGCTTGTTTAGGTTTTGCGGTTTTACCAATTCAAAACGCTGGTGCGGCTGAACTTCCAGAAGATTTGGTATTAAGTTTATGCAATGCTAATCAAGAAGAATTGTTGCTGGACTCTGGTCTGGACTCGAATGCTTTAGAAGATTTTACTTTTCAGTGGTTTTACGAAGAGGAGCTACTTCCGCAGTCATCCTCGAAAATCTGCGTTTCCCAACCAGGAAATTACAGAGTAGAAGTAACCAATCAAAACTCCTGCGTAAGTTCAAGAAACTTCGAGGTCAATCTTATAGAAACAGCCACCATTCAGGAGGTGGAAATAAAGAATCTTGCTAATGGATACGAAGTGGAGATTGATATCACTGGAAATGCAACCTATGAATATTCGTTAGACGATCCCGGGCAATTTCAGCCAAGTTCGATCTTTAGTAATGTCTCGCCTGGAATTCATACGATCTATGTTCGAGATACAAAAGGTTGCAATATGATTTCGAAAGAAATATCCATTTTTGGTTACGATCATTTCTTTACTCCAAACGGCGATGGTATCAATGATACCTGGACGGTTCATGGTATTGCCACAGATTATA
- the hisF gene encoding imidazole glycerol phosphate synthase subunit HisF, translating to MLTKRIIPCLDIKNGRTVKGVNFVDLRDAGDPVELAAAYAEKGADELVFLDISATEEKRRTLAKLVLDVAEQLNIPFTVGGGISSVEDVDILLKNGADKVSINSSAVKNPDLINQLSDKFGSQCVVVAIDAKNIDGKWTVHLVGGKVPTELDLFEWAKEVESRGAGEILFTSMDHDGTKNGFANEALARLSEELNIPIIASGGAGNIQHFEDTFKEGKADAALAASVFHFKEIEISDLKNSLKNSGLPVRI from the coding sequence GTGCTTACAAAAAGAATAATTCCCTGTCTGGATATTAAAAATGGCCGAACGGTAAAGGGCGTCAATTTTGTTGACTTGCGTGATGCTGGTGATCCTGTAGAACTGGCCGCTGCATATGCTGAAAAAGGGGCAGACGAACTGGTGTTCCTCGATATTTCAGCTACTGAAGAAAAGAGAAGAACGCTCGCCAAACTTGTTCTTGATGTAGCAGAACAACTTAATATTCCATTTACTGTAGGCGGCGGGATTTCTTCCGTAGAAGATGTAGATATACTTCTGAAGAATGGTGCAGATAAAGTTTCTATAAACTCTTCCGCAGTAAAGAATCCAGATCTTATTAATCAATTATCTGATAAATTTGGGAGTCAGTGTGTGGTGGTTGCTATTGATGCTAAAAATATTGATGGCAAATGGACGGTTCACCTGGTTGGCGGAAAAGTTCCAACAGAACTGGATCTTTTTGAATGGGCCAAAGAAGTAGAAAGCCGTGGGGCTGGAGAGATCCTGTTCACTTCCATGGATCACGATGGTACCAAGAATGGTTTTGCCAATGAAGCACTTGCCAGGCTTTCAGAAGAATTGAATATACCGATCATTGCCTCTGGAGGTGCAGGGAATATTCAGCATTTTGAAGATACCTTTAAGGAAGGTAAAGCTGATGCTGCTCTGGCTGCAAGCGTTTTTCACTTTAAAGAAATTGAAATTTCAGATCTAAAAAACAGTCTTAAAAATTCCGGTCTTCCGGTAAGAATATAA